Sequence from the Undibacterium piscinae genome:
TATGCCAAAAGACCCTGAGAGACTTGCTGGAAGACGCCAGCATACAAGATGAGTTGATCGTCAATGCCTTCCGGGTACCTTCGCGGGAAGTGATCATGAACGGCGAGCCTTTCCTGATGGATGTGACTCCCGTGTCAGAACCGTTTTCAGAGGGCGTCGCCAATTTGGGCGCGGCAGTCGGTGCCTTGCTGACCTTGCATGCGCCTAAGCGCATGGGGGGGCGACTATCGGCGATCCAGCATTCCGAAGGCAGCGGCTTCCATTTCATCATCGGAGAGTCTGAGCAGATACAGGCATTAAAAATACGGGCAGCGCGCGTCGCAGTGGTTGATGCACCCTTATTGATTACCGGCGAAACCGGTACCGGTAAAGAATTGCTGGCGCAAGCCTGTCATGGCATCAGTACCCGCAGCAATGCGCCGTTTCTTGAACTTAATTGCGCAGCTTTGCCCGAAAGCCTGGCCGAAAGCGAGTTGTTTGGCTACATGGCCGGTGCATTTACCGGCGCCCAGCGCGGCGGCAAGCCCGGACTGATAGAGATGGCCGATGGCGGCACGGTATTTCTCGATGAAATTGGCGAAATGTCAATGTACTTGCAGGCCAAGTTGCTGCGTTTTTTGAACGACGGAAAATTCCGGCGTATCGGCGGTGATAAGGAAGTGAAGGTGAATGTTCGTATTATCAGTGCGACCCATCGCAACCTGCGCAAAATGGTGCAGGAGGGCGCATTCCGCGAAGACTTGTTTTATCGCCTCAATGTCCTGCATTTAGAAATGCCGGCTCTGCGCG
This genomic interval carries:
- a CDS encoding sigma 54-interacting transcriptional regulator; the encoded protein is MRVNIQFSDRVGIAHEILAVLARRGLNVLAVEVDPPNIYIDIPELVEAMLPSLQADCDAVSGVGKIQVLDILPGIRRRLNLDTMMAVMEDPVIAIDAIGHVVIANAAAAAVAGMSEEALCQKTLRDLLEDASIQDELIVNAFRVPSREVIMNGEPFLMDVTPVSEPFSEGVANLGAAVGALLTLHAPKRMGGRLSAIQHSEGSGFHFIIGESEQIQALKIRAARVAVVDAPLLITGETGTGKELLAQACHGISTRSNAPFLELNCAALPESLAESELFGYMAGAFTGAQRGGKPGLIEMADGGTVFLDEIGEMSMYLQAKLLRFLNDGKFRRIGGDKEVKVNVRIISATHRNLRKMVQEGAFREDLFYRLNVLHLEMPALRERPDDVLLLARHFIERACTQAQKPVCRLNASACAALVSNRWPGNVRQLQNVVFRAITMSDQRVLDAADLDWAEGSITAEEVNADAAESWELSVNAFESALLEKLYPQFPSSRKLAVRLATSHSMIAAKLRKHGIPQKR